tcacactcactcactcactcactcactcactctctcactctcacactccacactctcactctcacactcactcactcacactcactcactctcacacactcactcactcactcactctcactcactctccacactctcactcactcactcactcacctcacactcactctcactcactctcactcactctcactcactcactcacactcacactcactcactctctcacactcacacactctcactcactctctcactcactcactcactctcactcactcactcacactcactctctcacactcactcactctcacactcactcacactcacactcactcactcactcactctcactcactcacctcactcacactcactcactcacaccactcgtcacacactcactcactcactcactcactcactcactctcacactcactctcacactcactctcacactcacactcactcactctcactcactcactcacatctcactcactcactctctcactatcacccactcactcactcacactcacgtcactcactcacactcactctcacacactcactcactctcactcatctCTCACTactcaacactcactcactcactcatctcactcactctctcacactcacactctcactcactcactcactcactcacactctcactcacactcactctcactcactcactctcactcactcactctctcaccactcactcactcacactctcacactctcactcactcacactcactctcactctcactctcactcctcacactctcacactcactcactcacactcactcacactcacactccactcactcactcactctcactcacactacactcactctcacactcactctcatcactcactcactcactcactcactctcactcactcactcactccactcactctcactcactctcacactcactctcacacttcactcactctctcacactcactcactctcactcactcactcacactcactcactcactcacactctctcacactcatcactcacactcactctctcactctcactcactcacactcactctcactcactcacactcactcactcactcacactcactcactctcacactccatctcactcactcactcactctctcacactctcacactcactctctcatccactcctcactctcacactcactctcactctctcactcactcactcactcactcactcactcactcactctcactcactcactctcactctctcacactcactcacactcactctcactcactcactctcactcactcactcactctcactcactcacactctcactcacactctcacactcactctcactcactctcacgcactcactccactcaccactctcacactcactctcactctcactcactcactctcacactcactcactctcactctcactcactcactcactcactcacactcactcactcactcactctcactcactctcactcactctcactcactcactcactctctcactcactcactctcactcactcactcactcactcactctctcactcactccacacactcactctcacttcactcactctcacactcactcactcactcacactcactctcactcactcactctcactcactctcactcactcactcactcactcactctcactcactctctcactcacactcactcactcactcactctcactcactcactcactcactctcactcactctcctcacactcactctcacactcacactcactcactctcacactctcactcactctcactcactctcactcactccactcactcacactctcactcactctctcactcactcactcactcactcacacactccactcctcactcactcactcactccacactcactctcactcactctcactcactctcacactcactcctcactctcacactcactcactctcactcacctcactcacactcacactctcactcactcactctctcactcactcactcactctcactcactcactctcactcactctcactcacactcactcactctcactcactcacactctcactcactcactcactcactcactcactctcaccactcactcactctcacactcactcactctctcactcactcactcactcactctcacactcactcactcactctcactcactcactcactctctcaccactcactcactcacactcactcactcactctcactcactctcactcactcactcactctctcacactcactcactcactctcactcactctctcacactctcactcactcactctcacatcactcactcacactcactctcacactcactctcactctcactcactcacactcactctcacactcacactcactctcactcactcactctctcacacactcactcactcacactctcactcactcactcactctcactctcactcactcactcactctcactcactcactcactctcacactcactctcactcactcacactacactcactcactctcactcactcactcacactcactcactcactcactctcacactcactcactctcactcactcacactctcactcactctcacactcactcactcactcactcactcactcactcactctcactcactcactcactctcactctcacactcactcactcactcactcactctcacactcactctcactcactcactctctcacactcactcactcactctcactcactcactcactctcactcactcactctcactcactctctcactctcactcactcactcacactcactcaccactcactctcactcactcactctctcactcactcactcactcacactcactcacactcactcactctctcactcacactctctcacactcactcactctctctcactctcactcactctcactcactctcacactccactcactcactctcactcactcactcactctcaccactcacactcactcactcactcactcactcactcactctcactcactctcactcactctcactccactcactcacactcactcactcactcacactcactctctcactcactcacactcactcactctcacactcactctcactcactctctcactctcactcactctcactcactcacactcacactccactcactctcacactcacactcactcactctcactcacactctcactctcacactcactcactctcactcacactcactcactctcacctctcactcactcactctcacactcaccactcactcactcactctcactcactctccactcactctcactcactctcactcactcactcactcactcactctcactcacactcactctcactcactctcactcactcactcactctcactcactcactcactctctcactcactccacactcactctcactctcactcactcactcactcactcacactcactcactctcactcactctcactcactcactcactcactcacactctctctcactcactctcactcactcactcactctcacactccactcactctcactcactcactcactcacctcacactcactcactctcactcactctcacactcactcacactctcacactcactctcactctcactcactctcacactcactctcacactcactctcactctcactcacactcactcactctcacaccactctcactcactctcactcactcactcactctcactctcactcactcactcactcacactcacactcactctccacactctcactctcactcactcacactcactctcactcactcacactcactctcacactcactcactcactcactcactctcacactcactctcacactctcactcactcacactcactctacacactctcactcactcactctcacactcactcactcactcactcactcagctcactcatctcactcactctcacactcactcacactccactcactctcacactcactccactcactcacactcacacactcactctcactcactctctcacactcactcaacactcacactcactcacctctcacactcacacactcactctcacactcactcactcactcactcactctcacactcactcactcactcactcccatctCACACtcccactcacactctctcactcactctcactcactcactctcaccacactcactctcacactctcactcactcactctcacactcactctcactcactcactcactcactcactctcactcactcactcactcacacactcactctcacactcactcactctctcactcactcactctctcacactcactcactcactcactccacactctcacactcactcactcactctcactcactcactcacctcaactcacactcactctcactcacacactcaacACTCagctcactctcactcactctcactcactcactcacactctcccactcactctcactcactcacactcactcactctcacttcactcactcactcactcactctctcaccactcactcactctcacactcactcactcactcaccactctcactcacacactcactcactcactctcactcactaacactcactctcactcactctcactcactcactcactcactcactctcacactcactcactcactctcactctcactctcacactcactcactcactcactccactcactcctcactcactcactcactcactctcactcactcactctcactcactctcacactctcactctcactcactcactctcactcactctcactctctcactcactcactcactctcacactcactctcactcactctcactctcacactcactccactcacacactcactcactctcacactcactcacactcactcacactcactcactcactcactcacactcactctcactcactctcacactcactcactctcactcactcactcactctcactcactcactcaccactcacactcactctctcactcactcaccactcactcacactcacacactcactctcactctcacactcactctcacactcactcactctcactcactctcactcactcactctcactctcactcactcacacactcagttcactcactcactcactctcacactctcactcactccacctcactctcactcactctcacactcactcacactcacctcactcactctcactcactcactctcactcactctctcacactcactctcacactcactctctcacactcactcactcactcactcac
The Pomacea canaliculata isolate SZHN2017 linkage group LG2, ASM307304v1, whole genome shotgun sequence genome window above contains:
- the LOC112558115 gene encoding putative uncharacterized protein FLJ46204, producing LTRTLLTTHHITTLTTPPTPLTLTNHTLTISTSLTLITLSLTLTLTTHSHSLTHSHSLTLTHSLTLTHSLTLTHHSLSLTHSLTHSLTHTHSLSLTLSLSHSLTLTHTHS